The Terriglobus roseus sequence GTGCTGATCGTGAACGGCTTCTTCACGGTCGTGTTGTTGGCAGCTTGCGGCTGGCTTCGCGCGGACAGTCCGAGATTACTGATGCTGGGCGTCCTGTTTCTTGGCGGACTTGGCCGCTCGATGGAACTGACCTCGCTGACGACTATCGGCTACGCCGATCTGCCCAACAATCTGAAGGCCAGCGGGACTACGCTGACGACCACAATCAATCAACTGACGACGAGCCTGGGTGTCGCAGTCGCAGCTCTTGCCCTGCATATCAGCGCGTCGTTGCGCGGTGGTGTGAGTGCCTTTGATTTCCGAGTGGCGTTCTTTGTGATGGCCGTGTTCGCAGCTGCCAGCATGCCCTCATACTTCCGTCTGCACCCGGGCGCCGGCGCCGAGGTAAGTGGCGCCTCCATCCGGCAGGAGCGGGAAGCGGCGCCTGCCGAAGGCTAAAGCAGAAGCGTCCGTAAGCCGCTGATCCACTCTGTCGGACTATCGACGATATGGTCGGGTCTTGCCTCTCGCAGGCGCTCCGGGGCAAGACCGTAGCTGCAGCCGAGACAGAGTGCGCCGGCGTTGCGAGCGGTCTCCACGTCGACATGCGAATCACCGATCAAGACGGTTCGCTCCGCGATGACCTGCCGACCAAGCATGGCGGTGGCCTCCCGGATAAGAGCGTTCATGCCGAACGGGTCTGGCTTCTTCTGTGGGAAGCTGTCGCCGCCGTAATTCTGAAAGAAGAACGGGGAAAGGCCCAGTCCGTCACAGATGATCCTGGAAGGACGGAAGGGCTTATTCGTCAGGATCGCCATTGGAAGTGTCGGTGCGACCTGTTGGATCCGCTGCAGTTCCGCGATCACCCCGGGATAGGCGAAGGTAAAGTCCAGATTGTGGGAACGATAGTAGTCCAGGAAGAAAGGCAGCGCTTCCGCCATCACGCTGTCACTCGCGTCGCCTGTCGCTTCAAGAGCCCTTCGTACCAGCATCGCTGCGCCATCGCCGATGAATTCAGCGATGCGCTTGTCATGAAGCGCA is a genomic window containing:
- a CDS encoding HAD family hydrolase, coding for MPDSTPAKGLDCDLLVFDLDGTLIDSQQDLSNSVNATLAYLQRPALHDKRIAEFIGDGAAMLVRRALEATGDASDSVMAEALPFFLDYYRSHNLDFTFAYPGVIAELQRIQQVAPTLPMAILTNKPFRPSRIICDGLGLSPFFFQNYGGDSFPQKKPDPFGMNALIREATAMLGRQVIAERTVLIGDSHVDVETARNAGALCLGCSYGLAPERLREARPDHIVDSPTEWISGLRTLLL